A single genomic interval of Geitlerinema sp. PCC 9228 harbors:
- a CDS encoding FeoA family protein, with protein sequence MFGIRKRARRSCKAASKQQEHQGQGQGRGWEGFTYFGVAENHATPDTNSNASETKPVSSAEKSYPLAMAEPGERVVVVGFRSGERAAHRLTSMGLAIGKHVETIGHTPSGSTIVAIDDNRIGLGAGMAHKVMVSKANEA encoded by the coding sequence ATGTTTGGTATTCGCAAACGCGCTCGTCGTAGCTGTAAAGCAGCTAGCAAACAACAAGAACATCAAGGTCAGGGTCAAGGTCGCGGCTGGGAAGGCTTTACCTATTTTGGTGTCGCCGAAAATCATGCCACGCCAGACACCAACAGCAATGCCAGCGAAACGAAGCCGGTATCATCCGCTGAAAAATCCTATCCGTTAGCTATGGCAGAACCGGGAGAGCGGGTGGTTGTAGTTGGTTTTCGCAGCGGCGAACGAGCTGCCCATCGTCTGACCAGCATGGGATTGGCAATTGGCAAACACGTGGAAACCATCGGTCACACCCCTAGCGGTTCTACCATTGTTGCCATTGATGACAATCGCATTGGTTTGGGGGCTGGCATGGCTCATAAAGTCATGGTCTCGAAGGCAAACGAGGCTTAG